The proteins below come from a single Drosophila busckii strain San Diego stock center, stock number 13000-0081.31 chromosome X, ASM1175060v1, whole genome shotgun sequence genomic window:
- the LOC108606205 gene encoding 3',5'-cyclic-nucleotide phosphodiesterase regA-like, whose translation MELSIGNLKHRASSNSNSDNCSNEFESTSFCCQQQLTNENRNNEQIQLDSGKTTATTKLTTTTTARENNAVAEGATATTNTTTTSAAKIAVQTETVNACNCNCNSNKRSNNSDVNTNNINSNCY comes from the coding sequence ATGGAATTGAGCATCGGAAATCTCAAGCAtagagccagcagcaacagcaactcggATAACTGTAGCAACGAATTTGAATCAACATCATTTTGTTGTCAGCAACAGTTAACCAATGAGAATCGTAACAACGAGCAAATCCAACTAGACAGCGGCaaaacaacagccacaactaaattaacaacaacaacaacagctagagAGAATAACGCCGTAGCCGAAggagctacagcaacaacaaatacaacaacaactagtgCTGCTAAGATAGCCGTCCAAACAGAAACTGTCAAtgcttgcaattgcaactgcaatagcaacaagcgcagcaacaacagcgacgtcaacaccaacaacatcaATAGCAATTGCTATTAG